In Rattus norvegicus strain BN/NHsdMcwi chromosome 3, GRCr8, whole genome shotgun sequence, a genomic segment contains:
- the Lrrc4c gene encoding leucine-rich repeat-containing protein 4C isoform X1 — MLNKMTLHPQQIMIGPRFNRALFDPLLVVLLALQLLVVAGLVRAQTCPSVCSCSNQFSKVICVRKNLREVPDGISTNTRLLNLHENQIQIIKVNSFKHLRHLEILQLSRNHIRTIEIGAFNGLANLNTLELFDNRLTTIPNGAFVYLSKLKELWLRNNPIESIPSYAFNRIPSLRRLDLGELKRLSYISEGAFEGLSNLRYLNLAMCNLREIPNLTPLIKLDELDLSGNHLSAIRPGSFQGLMHLQKLWMIQSQIQVIERNAFDNLQSLVEINLAHNNLTLLPHDLFTPLHHLERIHLHHNPWNCNCDILWLSWWIRDMAPSNTACCARCNTPPNLKGRYIGELDQNYFTCYAPVIVEPPADLNVTEGMAAELKCRASTSLTSVSWITPNGTVMTHGAYKVRIAVLSDGTLNFTNVTVQDTGMYTCMVSNSVGNTTASATLNVTAATTTPFSYFSTVTVETMEPSQDEARTTDNNVGPTPVIDWETTNVTTSLTPQSTRSTEKTFTIPVTDINSGIPGIDEVMKTTKIIIGCFVAITLMAAVMLVIFYKMRKQHHRQNHHAPTRTVEIINVDDEITGDTPMESHLPMPAIEHEHLNHYNSYKSPFNHTTTVNTINSIHSSVHEPLLIRMNSKDNVQETQI, encoded by the coding sequence ATGTTGAACAAGATGACCTTACATCCACAGCAGATAATGATAGGTCCTAGGTTTAACAGGGCCCTATTTGACCCCCTGCTTGTGGTGCTGTTGGCTCTTCAACTTCTTGTGGTGGCTGGTCTGGTTCGGGCTCAAACCTGCCCTTCAGTGTGCTCTTGTAGCAACCAGTTCAGCAAGGTGATTTGTGTTCGGAAAAACCTTCGTGAGGTTCCTGATGGCATCTCCACCAACACAAGGCTGCTGAACCTCCATGAGAACCAAATCCAGATCATTAAAGTGAACAGCTTCAAGCATTTGAGGCACTTGGAAATCCTCCAGTTGAGCAGGAACCATATTCGAACCATTGAAATCGGGGCCTTCAATGGTCTGGCGAACCTCAACACTCTGGAACTCTTTGACAATCGTCTTACCACCATCCCAAATGGAGCTTTTGTATATTTGTCTAAACTGAAGGAGCTGTGGTTGCGGAACAACCCTATTGAAAGCATCCCTTCCTATGCTTTTAACAGAATCCCTTCTTTGCGCCGCCTAGACTTAGGGGAATTGAAAAGGCTTTCATACATCTCAGAAGGTGCCTTTGAAGGTCTGTCCAACTTGAGGTATTTGAACCTTGCCATGTGCAACCTCCGGGAAATCCCTAACCTCACGCCGCTCATCAAACTAGATGAGCTAGATCTTTCTGGGAACCATTTGTCTGCAATCAGGCCTGGCTCTTTTCAGGGGTTGATGCACCTTCAAAAACTGTGGATGATACAGTCTCAGATTCAAGTGATTGAACGGAATGCCTTTGATAACCTTCAGTCACTAGTGGAGATAAACTTGGCACACAACAATCTAACATTACTGCCTCATGACCTCTTCACACCCTTGCATCATCTAGAGAGGATACACCTTCACCACAACCCATGGAATTGTAACTGTGACATCCTGTGGCTCAGCTGGTGGATAAGAGACATGGCCCCCTCCAACACGGCTTGTTGTGCCAGGTGTAACACTCCCCCCAACCTGAAAGGGAGGTACATCGGAGAGCTGGACCAGAATTACTTTACATGCTATGCTCCAGTAATTGTGGAGCCCCCTGCAGACCTCAATGTCACTGAAGGCATGGCCGCTGAGCTGAAATGTCGGGCGTCTACGTCCCTGACTTCCGTATCTTGGATTACTCCAAATGGAACTGTCATGACCCACGGGGCATACAAAGTGCGGATAGCTGTGCTCAGCGACGGTACTTTAAATTTCACAAATGTAACTGTGCAAGacacaggcatgtacacatgtatggtGAGTAATTCTGTTGGCAACACCACTGCTTCTGCCACCTTGAATGTTACTGCGGCAACCACTACTCCATTCTCGTACTTTTCAACTGTAACAGTAGAGACTATGGAACCTTCTCAGGATGAGGCACGGACCACAGATAACAATGTGGGCCCCACTCCAGTGATCGATTGGGAGACCACCAATGTAACCACATCTCTTACGCCACAGAGCACAAGGTCGACAGAGAAAACATTCACCATCCCAGTAACTGACATTAACAGCGGAATCCCAGGAATTGATGAAgtaatgaaaacaacaaaaatcattaTTGGGTGTTTTGTGGCCATCACTCTCATGGCTGCCGTGATGCTGGTCATTTTCTATAAGATGAGGAAACAGCACCATCGGCAAAATCACCATGCTCCAACGAGGACTGTTGAAATCATTAACGTGGATGATGAGATCACTGGGGACACGCCCATGGAAAGCCACCTGCCCATGCCTGCGATTGAGCATGAGCACCTAAACCATTATAACTCTTACAAATCTCCCTTCAACCACACAACAACAGTAAACACAATAAATTCAATACACAGTTCAGTGCATGAACCGTTATTGATCCGAATGAACTCTAAAGACAATGTACAAGAGACTCAGATATAA